One stretch of Micromonospora cremea DNA includes these proteins:
- a CDS encoding amino acid ABC transporter ATP-binding protein — protein MTTPQPRSAVEIRDLHKSFGPLEVLKGIDFEVDHGEVVCVIGPSGSGKSTLLRCVNLLEEPTAGKIWVNGVEVTDPDVEIDSVRRGIGMVFQSFNLFPHLTVLDNLTIAQRRVLRRGRGEAERIARDNLERVGLTDKAGAFPAQLSGGQQQRAAIARSLSMEPKLMLFDEPTSALDPELVGDVLTVMRKLAEDGMTMLVVTHEMAFARDVADRVVFMDGGVVVEQGPPRDVLGAPQHERTRSFLSRVLDPTHVAQLGQPDQAPEPPEPPHLPADDRHNL, from the coding sequence ATGACGACTCCCCAACCCCGATCCGCCGTCGAGATCCGCGATCTGCACAAGTCGTTCGGGCCGCTCGAAGTGCTCAAGGGCATCGACTTCGAGGTCGACCACGGCGAGGTGGTCTGCGTCATCGGGCCGTCCGGGTCCGGCAAGTCGACGCTGCTGCGGTGCGTCAACCTGCTGGAGGAGCCGACCGCCGGCAAGATCTGGGTGAACGGTGTCGAGGTGACCGACCCGGACGTCGAGATCGACTCCGTACGCCGCGGCATCGGCATGGTCTTCCAGTCGTTCAACCTCTTCCCGCACCTGACCGTGCTGGACAACCTCACCATCGCCCAACGGCGGGTGCTCCGTCGGGGCCGTGGCGAGGCCGAGCGGATCGCGCGGGACAACCTGGAGCGGGTCGGCCTGACCGACAAGGCCGGGGCGTTCCCGGCGCAGCTCTCCGGCGGGCAGCAGCAGCGGGCGGCCATCGCCCGATCGCTGTCGATGGAGCCCAAGCTGATGCTCTTCGACGAGCCGACCTCCGCCCTCGACCCGGAACTGGTCGGCGACGTGCTCACCGTCATGCGCAAGCTGGCCGAGGACGGCATGACGATGTTGGTGGTCACCCACGAGATGGCGTTCGCCCGGGACGTCGCCGACCGGGTGGTCTTCATGGACGGCGGAGTGGTGGTCGAGCAGGGGCCGCCGCGGGATGTTCTCGGCGCGCCGCAGCACGAACGCACGCGCTCGTTCCTCTCCCGGGTCCTCGACCCGACCCATGTCGCGCAGCTCGGTCAGCCCGACCAGGCCCCGGAGCCACCCGAGCCGCCGCACCTGCCGGCCGACGACCGCCACAACCTGTGA